One segment of Thermococcus profundus DNA contains the following:
- a CDS encoding type II toxin-antitoxin system VapC family toxin: MSGAEKGFVIDTNVIIGAFFYNSTHPQLKQKRGILDKCRLVLSLSRGKKIAVPRVAIVEVISVAKRLSGDQKLAVRLGNAVENSFEVVREEELYSTAKGIAAIESPSGFDTYFLALAIEKGYSLITRDRPMCAHAHRLDVDCLLIDESISEDDIRKFMEV, translated from the coding sequence ATGTCAGGGGCAGAAAAAGGGTTCGTTATTGATACAAACGTCATTATAGGGGCGTTTTTTTACAACTCCACTCACCCTCAGTTAAAACAGAAGCGGGGTATCCTTGACAAGTGCCGCCTTGTACTGTCACTTTCAAGGGGAAAGAAGATTGCAGTTCCCCGTGTGGCGATAGTCGAGGTTATCAGCGTTGCCAAGAGGCTAAGCGGCGATCAGAAACTTGCAGTAAGGCTTGGTAACGCCGTCGAGAACTCATTTGAAGTGGTGAGGGAAGAGGAGCTATACAGTACCGCTAAGGGCATTGCGGCCATTGAATCTCCCTCAGGATTCGACACTTACTTCCTTGCCCTCGCCATTGAGAAGGGTTATTCGCTCATAACTCGGGACCGGCCTATGTGCGCGCATGCCCATCGACTTGATGTTGACTGTCTCTTGATCGATGAATCCATCAGTGAAGACGATATTAGAAAGTTTATGGAGGTGTGA
- a CDS encoding DUF2095 family protein, whose translation MDEKEGKRKRPVDDFAWQEYDREEFKRTFPALARELEEDAELQITAYRTSEEAALKDEEVELQDFSGYNPTVIDFLRRCETDEEALEIINWMEERGEITPEMAKDLRITLTKKGVRAFGPKKEWGWYEKHGRH comes from the coding sequence ATGGACGAAAAGGAAGGAAAAAGAAAGCGCCCGGTGGACGACTTCGCCTGGCAGGAGTACGACAGGGAAGAGTTCAAGCGAACCTTTCCCGCCCTTGCAAGGGAGCTTGAAGAAGATGCGGAACTTCAGATAACCGCCTACAGGACGTCGGAAGAAGCGGCGCTGAAGGATGAGGAGGTCGAGCTCCAGGACTTCTCTGGCTACAACCCCACGGTAATCGACTTCCTGAGGAGATGCGAGACCGACGAAGAGGCCCTTGAGATAATCAACTGGATGGAGGAGAGGGGTGAGATAACCCCTGAGATGGCAAAGGATCTTAGAATAACCCTTACCAAGAAGGGTGTGAGGGCTTTTGGTCCCAAGAAGGAGTGGGGCTGGTACGAGAAACACGGCAGACATTGA
- a CDS encoding GIY-YIG nuclease family protein: MKGSYLLVIRLDRDKTVHTKAREFSLKAGYYVYVGSAMNSLEKRVARHFSRKKKLHWHIDYLLKEAELLRAYLIPSEERLEEKLSVEVSKFGEPVEGFGAGDVKVSTNLYRFDEEPDKVLVRILEGMSLRWKTVKSGEEVSRIRWDYGDGH, translated from the coding sequence ATGAAGGGATCCTACCTACTTGTCATCAGGCTTGACAGGGATAAAACGGTGCACACGAAGGCTAGGGAGTTCTCTCTGAAGGCCGGTTACTACGTCTACGTTGGTTCCGCCATGAACTCGCTTGAAAAGCGCGTTGCAAGGCACTTTTCAAGAAAAAAGAAGCTCCACTGGCACATCGACTACCTCTTGAAGGAGGCAGAACTTCTGAGGGCTTACTTAATCCCCAGCGAAGAAAGGCTGGAAGAAAAGCTCTCAGTGGAGGTTTCGAAGTTTGGGGAGCCAGTTGAAGGCTTTGGGGCCGGGGATGTGAAGGTGAGCACGAACCTCTATCGCTTTGATGAAGAGCCGGACAAGGTCTTGGTCAGAATTCTTGAGGGCATGAGCCTTCGCTGGAAAACCGTTAAAAGTGGGGAGGAAGTATCAAGAATACGGTGGGATTATGGGGACGGTCATTGA
- a CDS encoding M20 metallopeptidase family protein, with translation MNFDPVSEAKKIEERIISWRRDFHMHPELGYEEERTSEIVEEHLREWGYSVKRVGTGIIADMGKGERTIALRADMDALPIHEENDVPYKSKVPGKMHACGHDAHTAMLLGAARIIAEHRDELNGRVRLIFQPAEEGGNGAVKMIEGGALEGVDAIFGFHVWMDLPSGLIGIREGPFLAGAGIFNGKIIGKGGHGASPHETIDPIPIAAEAVLALQTVVSRNVDPIETGVVSVTSIHGGTAFNVIPEEVKFKGTFRFFKPEIGELIQRRMGEILDGVTKAHGAKYELSIEELTPPTINSKEMADFARKVAEKYGLRYGEVRPTMGAEDFAFYLQKVPGVFLALGIRNEGKGIIYPHHHPKFDVDEEVLYLGTAMEVALAFEFLR, from the coding sequence ATGAACTTCGACCCCGTTTCTGAGGCTAAGAAGATTGAAGAGCGGATAATCTCCTGGAGAAGGGACTTCCATATGCATCCCGAACTCGGTTATGAAGAGGAGAGAACCTCAGAGATAGTCGAGGAACACCTCCGCGAGTGGGGATATTCAGTTAAACGCGTTGGAACCGGGATAATAGCTGACATGGGGAAAGGCGAGAGGACGATAGCTTTGAGGGCCGACATGGACGCCCTCCCGATTCATGAGGAGAACGACGTCCCGTACAAGTCCAAAGTTCCAGGAAAGATGCACGCCTGCGGCCACGATGCCCACACGGCCATGCTCCTCGGGGCGGCCAGGATAATAGCGGAACACAGGGATGAGCTGAACGGAAGGGTTAGGTTAATCTTTCAGCCGGCGGAAGAGGGTGGAAACGGAGCGGTCAAGATGATAGAAGGTGGTGCCCTCGAAGGCGTCGATGCCATCTTCGGCTTCCACGTCTGGATGGACCTTCCAAGTGGGCTTATCGGCATCAGGGAAGGGCCGTTCCTGGCTGGAGCGGGGATATTCAACGGGAAGATCATTGGAAAAGGCGGGCATGGTGCGTCTCCACATGAGACGATTGACCCGATTCCAATAGCGGCCGAGGCGGTTCTGGCGCTTCAAACGGTAGTCAGCAGAAACGTAGATCCAATTGAGACGGGAGTTGTCAGCGTTACATCCATTCACGGGGGAACCGCATTCAACGTCATCCCCGAGGAGGTCAAGTTCAAGGGAACCTTCCGCTTCTTCAAGCCGGAGATAGGCGAGCTCATTCAGAGGAGGATGGGGGAGATCCTCGATGGTGTTACAAAGGCTCACGGGGCAAAGTACGAGCTGAGCATAGAGGAGCTCACGCCGCCAACGATAAACTCCAAGGAGATGGCCGACTTCGCCAGAAAAGTGGCTGAAAAGTACGGCCTGAGGTACGGGGAGGTCAGGCCGACGATGGGAGCTGAAGATTTCGCCTTCTACCTGCAGAAAGTTCCGGGAGTGTTCCTTGCCCTTGGCATCAGAAACGAGGGGAAGGGGATAATCTATCCCCACCACCATCCGAAGTTCGACGTTGATGAGGAAGTCCTCTACCTCGGAACCGCGATGGAAGTCGCTTTAGCCTTCGAGTTCCTCCGCTAA
- the pxpB gene encoding 5-oxoprolinase subunit PxpB produces the protein MEIKPLGDSAILISFGEVIDDSINARVHAVARAIEKKDFDWLVETVPAYSSLAVIFDPLRASFEDVREAIQPLLGVSAEAFMGRRIEIPVLYGGEYGPDIEFVAQYNGLSVDDVIELHSGKTYRVHFLGFLPGFAYLSPVDERITIPRLEKPRLKVPAGSVGIAGRQTGIYPIESPGGWRLIGRTPLRLFDPGRDPPTLLQPGDEVNFVPIGEKEFWEIHKAEWGDG, from the coding sequence ATGGAGATAAAGCCGCTTGGAGATTCGGCCATTCTCATCTCCTTCGGTGAGGTCATAGACGACTCCATAAACGCGAGAGTCCACGCAGTTGCAAGGGCCATTGAGAAAAAAGACTTCGATTGGCTGGTAGAGACCGTTCCCGCTTACTCTTCCCTGGCGGTTATCTTCGACCCGCTGAGGGCTTCATTTGAAGACGTTAGAGAGGCCATCCAGCCACTGCTCGGTGTGAGTGCCGAGGCTTTTATGGGGAGGAGAATCGAGATACCCGTCCTATACGGCGGCGAATACGGGCCGGACATCGAATTTGTCGCCCAGTACAACGGGCTGAGCGTTGATGATGTGATAGAGTTACATTCCGGAAAAACATACCGTGTCCACTTCCTCGGCTTCCTGCCCGGGTTTGCTTACCTTAGCCCCGTTGATGAGAGGATCACCATTCCGAGGCTCGAAAAGCCCCGCCTGAAGGTCCCAGCGGGTTCTGTTGGGATAGCTGGAAGGCAGACAGGCATCTATCCCATCGAAAGCCCCGGCGGCTGGCGGCTCATAGGGAGAACCCCGCTGAGACTTTTCGATCCAGGCAGAGACCCACCCACGTTACTCCAGCCGGGGGATGAAGTCAATTTTGTGCCTATAGGCGAGAAGGAGTTCTGGGAGATCCACAAAGCCGAGTGGGGGGATGGGTAA
- a CDS encoding antitoxin family protein, which yields MGTVIEAVYDGESFRPLKRVNLPKGAKVKIIVGETIWDMLEEINGIPVNASIEEVLEDVRGRKRVRY from the coding sequence ATGGGGACGGTCATTGAGGCTGTTTACGATGGTGAGAGTTTCAGGCCCCTCAAAAGGGTTAACCTGCCCAAGGGAGCAAAGGTTAAGATCATCGTTGGTGAGACGATCTGGGACATGCTGGAGGAAATAAATGGAATCCCCGTTAACGCCAGTATTGAGGAAGTGCTGGAAGATGTCAGGGGCAGAAAAAGGGTTCGTTATTGA
- a CDS encoding GNAT family N-acetyltransferase, which yields MEPVIRKATLDDVKGIVNVHTAGEELSGLSVRERYLRGGPWMSVETCSVHINALLLDGQYPIVAELDGRIVGEAEVFLSEEPIKGEIKRIAHLDLIEVHPDFRGRGVGRALIEYIERNFADRAELLTTQPSEEAAGFYKKLGFDRVLYENRLVEVETSRFNAGEVKTLEFFPWEDVEDLEFVAGRFQSSYDMWFSSFRDLFAGVHELAEAGKIGDSHYVLKPLPGRPGKASLFLWGNLEDIPKAIGRARELGFESVLTVLDEGTADALGAEKKGKVPIIAKRL from the coding sequence ATGGAACCCGTGATCAGAAAGGCCACCCTCGACGACGTTAAAGGGATCGTCAACGTTCACACTGCAGGGGAGGAGCTTTCAGGCCTTTCCGTTCGTGAAAGATACCTCCGCGGCGGCCCCTGGATGAGCGTTGAGACCTGTTCAGTCCATATCAACGCCCTCCTCCTCGATGGGCAGTATCCGATAGTGGCCGAGCTGGACGGGAGAATAGTCGGGGAAGCGGAAGTATTTCTCTCGGAGGAGCCAATAAAAGGCGAGATAAAGAGGATAGCCCACCTCGACCTCATAGAGGTTCACCCCGACTTCAGGGGCAGGGGAGTGGGAAGGGCGCTCATCGAGTACATTGAGCGAAATTTTGCGGATAGGGCGGAACTCCTAACGACCCAGCCGAGCGAGGAAGCGGCTGGCTTTTACAAGAAGCTGGGTTTTGATAGAGTTCTCTACGAGAACCGGCTAGTGGAAGTTGAGACCTCTAGATTTAACGCGGGAGAAGTTAAAACCTTGGAGTTCTTCCCCTGGGAGGACGTGGAAGACCTTGAGTTTGTAGCGGGCAGGTTTCAGAGTTCCTACGACATGTGGTTCTCAAGCTTCAGGGATCTCTTCGCAGGCGTTCACGAGCTCGCGGAGGCCGGAAAAATCGGAGATTCCCACTACGTCCTCAAGCCCTTGCCTGGAAGACCCGGAAAGGCGAGCCTCTTCCTCTGGGGGAATTTAGAAGATATCCCCAAAGCCATAGGCCGCGCAAGGGAGCTTGGATTTGAGAGCGTTTTAACCGTTCTGGACGAAGGAACCGCCGACGCTTTAGGAGCGGAAAAGAAGGGAAAGGTGCCGATAATAGCGAAGCGGCTTTAG
- a CDS encoding 5-oxoprolinase subunit C family protein, whose translation MIELISVPSLLTVQDAGRTGYRRLGVPVSGFMDGFSARIANYLVGNPGDAPLLEFLLAGPKIKFNASVVFAVAGDVEVKLNGVPIEAWRSYWAKRGDILEVGTLRSGLYGYIALAGGIKCERLLGSCSAYPRADLGRPLKTGDRLSVGYALLTGREGRFLPPKLRPNYSRDKVEVRVVLGPDLDHFTEKGIETFLNSAYTITPESDRMGYRLDGPSVEHSEKGADIVTGPLISGSVQVPANGKPIVMMKDAQTTGGYAKIATVISADLSRLAQSRPGTKVQFKEVTPNEALKELKRREKTLEAIKDFLDGKLRAYSVRALGREFLTFAGKV comes from the coding sequence ATGATTGAACTCATCAGCGTTCCATCGCTCTTAACCGTTCAGGACGCGGGGAGGACCGGCTACCGAAGGCTCGGTGTTCCGGTTTCTGGCTTCATGGATGGCTTTTCTGCGAGGATAGCCAACTACCTAGTAGGGAATCCCGGTGATGCGCCTCTCCTCGAGTTTCTCCTTGCGGGGCCAAAGATAAAGTTTAACGCCTCTGTGGTTTTCGCCGTCGCTGGGGACGTTGAAGTCAAGCTAAACGGAGTCCCCATTGAAGCCTGGCGGAGCTACTGGGCGAAGAGAGGCGACATCCTCGAAGTCGGAACTTTGAGGAGCGGCCTCTACGGTTACATAGCCCTCGCCGGTGGGATAAAGTGCGAGAGGCTTTTGGGAAGCTGTTCGGCCTATCCCCGTGCCGATCTTGGGAGGCCGCTGAAGACCGGCGACAGGCTTAGTGTTGGTTACGCCCTCTTAACGGGCAGGGAGGGTCGCTTTCTTCCCCCAAAGCTGAGGCCAAACTACTCACGCGATAAGGTGGAAGTCCGCGTCGTCCTCGGCCCGGATTTGGACCACTTCACGGAGAAGGGCATCGAGACCTTCCTGAACTCGGCCTACACCATAACTCCCGAAAGCGACAGGATGGGCTACCGTCTGGACGGGCCGAGTGTTGAGCATTCGGAGAAGGGAGCTGACATTGTTACCGGCCCCCTCATCTCAGGAAGCGTCCAGGTGCCGGCCAACGGGAAGCCGATAGTTATGATGAAGGACGCTCAAACCACTGGAGGCTACGCTAAGATAGCGACGGTGATAAGCGCCGATCTATCCCGTCTCGCCCAGAGCAGGCCCGGAACAAAGGTTCAGTTTAAGGAAGTAACCCCTAACGAAGCTCTAAAGGAACTCAAGAGGCGCGAGAAGACCCTTGAGGCGATAAAAGACTTCCTCGATGGAAAGCTGAGGGCTTACTCGGTAAGGGCCCTTGGTAGGGAATTCCTGACCTTCGCCGGAAAGGTTTAA
- a CDS encoding geranylgeranylglyceryl/heptaprenylglyceryl phosphate synthase — protein sequence MIKLGKVETYIREKLEREKLHFVLLDPDDVSPEVAGELARMSEEIGVDAIMVGGSTGAEGEVLDGVVKGIKENSNLPVILFPGSHGGISKYADAIFFMSLLNSRNPFFITGAQALGAFQVKRYGIEPIPMAYLIVEPGETVGWVGDAKPLPRHKPKIAAAYALAGQYLGMRLVYLEAGSGAPQPVPPEMIALVKRVIEVPLIVGGGIRTEEQARAAVKAGADIIVTGTAIEKAGSIEKAREKLIELNRGIKG from the coding sequence ATGATTAAACTTGGAAAAGTCGAAACCTACATTCGCGAAAAGCTTGAGAGGGAAAAGCTCCACTTCGTCCTCCTCGATCCGGACGACGTCTCACCCGAAGTTGCGGGAGAGCTCGCGAGGATGAGCGAAGAAATAGGCGTCGATGCCATAATGGTGGGAGGCTCTACTGGAGCCGAAGGAGAGGTTCTTGACGGCGTTGTGAAGGGAATAAAGGAGAACTCGAACCTCCCTGTGATACTCTTCCCCGGCTCCCATGGGGGAATAAGCAAATACGCCGATGCAATCTTCTTCATGAGCCTCCTCAACTCGCGGAACCCGTTCTTCATAACCGGGGCCCAGGCTCTTGGGGCCTTTCAGGTGAAGCGCTATGGAATAGAGCCGATCCCGATGGCGTACCTCATCGTCGAGCCCGGCGAAACCGTCGGCTGGGTTGGGGATGCAAAGCCACTCCCAAGGCACAAGCCGAAGATAGCGGCAGCTTACGCCCTTGCCGGCCAGTACCTTGGAATGAGATTGGTATACCTTGAAGCCGGAAGCGGCGCGCCACAGCCGGTTCCGCCGGAGATGATAGCGCTGGTGAAGCGCGTTATAGAAGTTCCGCTCATAGTCGGTGGTGGAATAAGAACCGAAGAACAGGCGAGGGCAGCCGTGAAGGCAGGTGCCGACATAATAGTCACGGGGACCGCTATAGAGAAGGCCGGCTCGATCGAGAAGGCCAGAGAAAAGCTGATAGAGCTGAACAGAGGAATAAAAGGGTGA
- a CDS encoding phosphoglycolate phosphatase encodes MKVRAISLDIDGTITYRDRRLSIEALKAIRLAESLGVPVMLVTGNSVPFAEAAAIFIGTSGPVIAEDGGALSLKGKGTMRKRVFLTDMDEEWILWSELKKRYPKAELSFSTMERKAGLVIRRTIPVEAVREIIRELGLNLVAVDSGFAIHVKKPWINKGTGIEKACEYLGISPKEVAHVGDGENDLDAFRVVGYRVAIAQAPESVKEKADYVTQKPYGDGGAEAVMHILRKFGYLEE; translated from the coding sequence ATGAAGGTAAGGGCGATTTCTCTCGACATAGACGGCACGATAACCTATCGGGATAGAAGGCTGAGCATTGAGGCATTGAAAGCGATAAGACTTGCCGAGAGCCTTGGCGTTCCGGTTATGCTCGTAACGGGAAACTCCGTTCCCTTCGCCGAGGCAGCGGCGATCTTCATCGGCACTAGCGGGCCGGTCATAGCGGAGGACGGAGGAGCCCTTTCGCTTAAAGGGAAAGGGACGATGAGAAAGCGCGTTTTTCTAACCGACATGGACGAGGAGTGGATCCTCTGGAGCGAGCTGAAGAAGCGCTATCCTAAAGCTGAGCTCAGCTTTTCAACGATGGAGAGGAAAGCCGGCCTTGTCATAAGGAGAACAATCCCCGTTGAGGCCGTCAGGGAGATCATCAGGGAACTCGGCCTCAACCTGGTTGCCGTCGATTCGGGCTTTGCAATCCACGTGAAGAAGCCATGGATAAACAAGGGGACTGGAATAGAGAAGGCCTGTGAGTACCTAGGCATCTCTCCAAAGGAGGTCGCCCACGTTGGCGACGGGGAGAACGACCTCGACGCCTTCCGCGTCGTTGGCTACCGCGTCGCGATAGCCCAGGCCCCGGAGAGTGTGAAAGAGAAAGCAGACTACGTCACCCAGAAGCCCTACGGTGACGGTGGAGCGGAGGCAGTGATGCACATCCTCAGAAAGTTTGGCTATCTGGAGGAGTGA
- the smc gene encoding chromosome segregation protein SMC, whose protein sequence is MPYIEKIEMKGFKSYGNKKVVVPLSKGFTAIVGANGSGKSNIGDAVLFVLGGLSAKAMRATRISDLIFAGNKAEPAAKYAEVAMYFNNEDRGFPIDEDEVVIKRRVYPDGRSNYWLNGKRATRSEILDLLSAAMISPEGYNLVLQGDITKFIKMSPTERRLIIDEISGIAEYDAKKEKAIEELKQAEENLARVDLLIKEVKKQLDKLEKERNDALRYLDLKEKVERAKVALLLGEIKRLESLIADSEERDTLIEKETSSVEEELKALVKEIIAKERELNEVERELEEKSEDGILEVTRKISEVKSKIEMAKRNIENARKEIEEDQRRLAKAKEELKKVSDEIEKSKGAITRWSKRREKLLVEIKEKETARNELVVRLGEIDRSYAVAREEFDKVVNELEEAKKELYTREAEVKKFEEEIERGKTRITQAKLKRNALKEEIAKAKEELEGKRSELVEIEGKMNKAEGRLRKAEKELEEKAKKLKKVESDLAKAKEELIKAEAQREVRGNRAAEFLKKQNIPGLYGTLGELIKVSDERYALAVEVALGGNYDNVVVEDDRVAEEAIRLLKEKKLGRLTFLPLNKIKPRSMKSRPPLGVPALDVVQYDPRFKNAVAYALGDTLIVEDMDEARTVGIGKVRMVTLGGELLEKSGAITGGHYRPRGRLGINTDEIKKRVERLEREKESLESAVNALKLEIRGLENELFNLRMKKSELSKDLQVSQRDMERLLKEDKALAEEIAEIERMIEKLNERIHEYTGEMAKLRGRIERLEKKREKLKKALENPEARELNAKIREVEGEIAKLREELSRVESKLESLESRINDELLPRKADLEEEIEGLINRINALKANITENEEAIKKFEAELEELKKAEENVKDELKELRERRESLRNEIVELRERKDELSNRIQELRIEANTLKIKLAQYENELKERQAELKHFDQKLVKSIKPDEIPEPEELEELKGEIEKMEEEIRSLEPVNMKAIEDFEVVERRYMELSSRREQVLAEKESIEDFIAEIEGQKREVFMRTLNEIAKNFSELFAKLSPGGSAKLILENPEDPFAGGLEIEAKPAGKDVKRIEAMSGGEKALTALAFVFAIQRYKPAPFYLFDEIDAHLDDANVKRVADLIKESSQSSQFIVITLRDVMMANADKIIGVSMRNGISRVVALSLEKAMKILEEARKKSEAEHAEMFGHLGV, encoded by the coding sequence ATGCCGTACATTGAGAAGATTGAAATGAAGGGATTCAAATCTTACGGTAACAAAAAAGTCGTTGTTCCGCTCTCAAAGGGCTTCACGGCGATAGTTGGAGCCAACGGTTCTGGAAAGAGCAACATCGGCGATGCCGTTCTCTTCGTCCTCGGTGGTCTCTCCGCTAAGGCCATGCGCGCAACGAGGATCAGCGATCTTATTTTCGCCGGGAACAAGGCAGAACCAGCGGCGAAGTATGCGGAGGTTGCCATGTACTTCAACAACGAGGACAGAGGCTTCCCCATCGATGAGGACGAGGTAGTCATTAAGAGGCGCGTCTATCCCGACGGAAGGAGCAACTACTGGCTGAACGGAAAGAGGGCAACGAGGAGCGAGATACTCGATCTTCTGAGTGCGGCGATGATCTCGCCCGAGGGATACAACCTCGTTCTCCAGGGGGATATAACCAAGTTCATCAAGATGTCCCCAACCGAAAGGAGGCTCATCATCGACGAGATATCCGGAATAGCGGAATACGACGCCAAAAAGGAGAAGGCCATCGAAGAGCTCAAGCAGGCCGAAGAGAACCTAGCCAGAGTCGATCTCCTCATCAAAGAAGTGAAGAAGCAGTTAGACAAGCTTGAGAAGGAGAGGAACGACGCCCTCAGATATCTGGATCTCAAGGAGAAGGTTGAGCGCGCCAAGGTTGCCCTCCTCCTCGGGGAGATCAAGAGGCTCGAATCCCTAATAGCTGATAGCGAGGAAAGAGACACGCTCATCGAGAAGGAAACGAGCTCCGTGGAAGAGGAGCTGAAAGCTTTAGTTAAGGAGATAATAGCCAAGGAGAGGGAGCTGAACGAAGTTGAGAGGGAGCTGGAGGAGAAGAGCGAGGACGGTATTCTTGAGGTCACGAGGAAGATAAGCGAGGTAAAATCCAAGATAGAGATGGCCAAGAGGAACATCGAGAACGCGAGGAAGGAGATTGAAGAGGATCAGAGAAGGCTCGCCAAGGCCAAGGAGGAGCTGAAAAAGGTCTCCGACGAGATTGAGAAGAGCAAGGGGGCAATAACGCGCTGGAGCAAGAGACGGGAGAAGCTCCTCGTCGAGATAAAGGAGAAGGAAACGGCCAGGAACGAACTCGTCGTCAGGCTGGGTGAGATAGACAGGAGCTACGCGGTTGCCAGGGAGGAGTTCGACAAGGTTGTAAACGAACTCGAAGAGGCCAAGAAGGAGCTCTACACCAGGGAGGCGGAGGTAAAGAAGTTCGAAGAGGAAATCGAGAGGGGGAAAACGAGAATAACCCAGGCGAAGTTGAAGAGGAACGCCCTCAAGGAGGAGATAGCCAAGGCGAAGGAAGAGCTTGAGGGGAAGCGCTCCGAGCTCGTCGAGATAGAGGGCAAGATGAACAAAGCCGAGGGCAGACTCAGGAAGGCGGAGAAGGAGCTTGAAGAGAAGGCAAAGAAGCTCAAAAAGGTTGAATCCGATCTCGCCAAGGCCAAGGAAGAGCTGATCAAAGCCGAGGCCCAGAGGGAAGTTCGGGGCAACAGGGCGGCAGAGTTCCTCAAAAAGCAGAATATCCCAGGCCTCTACGGCACGCTCGGAGAGCTCATAAAGGTCTCGGACGAAAGGTACGCTTTAGCGGTTGAAGTGGCCCTCGGCGGCAACTACGACAACGTTGTTGTTGAGGACGACCGCGTCGCCGAGGAGGCAATAAGACTCCTCAAGGAGAAGAAGCTCGGGAGGCTGACTTTTCTCCCCCTCAACAAGATAAAGCCCCGCTCCATGAAATCCAGGCCCCCTCTGGGGGTTCCCGCCCTCGACGTCGTCCAGTACGACCCGCGCTTTAAGAACGCCGTGGCCTACGCCCTGGGCGACACGCTCATAGTCGAGGACATGGACGAGGCAAGAACCGTTGGAATCGGAAAGGTCAGGATGGTCACCCTTGGAGGGGAGCTCCTAGAAAAGAGCGGCGCCATAACCGGCGGCCACTACCGTCCGCGCGGAAGGCTTGGAATTAACACTGACGAGATAAAGAAGAGGGTCGAGAGGCTGGAGCGCGAGAAAGAGAGCTTGGAGTCTGCCGTCAACGCCCTCAAGCTCGAGATAAGGGGGCTTGAAAACGAACTCTTCAACCTGCGCATGAAAAAGAGCGAGCTGAGCAAGGACCTTCAGGTGTCCCAGAGGGACATGGAGAGGCTCCTAAAGGAAGACAAGGCCCTGGCGGAGGAGATAGCCGAAATCGAGAGGATGATAGAGAAGCTCAACGAGAGGATACACGAGTACACTGGCGAGATGGCGAAGCTCCGTGGAAGAATAGAGAGGCTTGAGAAGAAGAGGGAGAAGCTCAAGAAGGCCCTCGAAAACCCAGAGGCAAGGGAGCTGAACGCAAAGATCAGGGAGGTCGAGGGCGAGATCGCCAAGCTCAGGGAAGAGCTGAGCAGGGTCGAAAGCAAGCTCGAAAGCCTGGAGAGCAGGATAAACGACGAGCTCCTGCCGAGAAAGGCCGACCTTGAGGAGGAGATAGAGGGCCTGATCAACAGGATAAACGCCCTCAAAGCCAACATAACCGAGAATGAGGAGGCAATAAAGAAGTTCGAGGCGGAGCTTGAAGAGCTGAAGAAGGCCGAGGAGAACGTCAAGGACGAGCTCAAGGAGCTCCGCGAGAGGCGCGAGAGCCTGAGGAACGAGATAGTAGAGCTCCGCGAGAGGAAGGACGAGCTCTCCAACAGGATCCAGGAGCTCAGGATAGAGGCGAACACACTGAAAATAAAGCTCGCCCAGTACGAGAACGAGCTGAAGGAGAGGCAGGCCGAGCTTAAGCACTTCGATCAAAAGCTGGTGAAGTCGATAAAGCCAGATGAGATCCCGGAGCCGGAGGAGCTTGAGGAGCTCAAGGGAGAGATAGAGAAAATGGAAGAGGAAATACGCTCCCTCGAGCCCGTTAACATGAAGGCCATAGAGGACTTCGAGGTCGTTGAGAGGAGGTACATGGAGCTCAGCAGCAGGCGCGAGCAGGTCTTGGCTGAGAAGGAGAGCATAGAGGACTTCATAGCCGAGATCGAGGGACAGAAGAGGGAGGTCTTCATGAGGACGCTCAACGAGATAGCGAAGAACTTCTCGGAGCTCTTCGCCAAGCTCTCACCTGGGGGAAGCGCGAAGCTCATCCTTGAGAATCCAGAGGATCCCTTCGCGGGAGGTCTTGAAATAGAGGCCAAACCTGCAGGAAAGGACGTCAAGAGGATCGAAGCGATGAGCGGCGGCGAGAAGGCTCTGACTGCTTTGGCATTTGTCTTCGCCATACAGCGCTACAAGCCGGCCCCGTTCTACCTCTTCGACGAGATAGACGCCCACCTCGACGATGCAAACGTCAAGCGCGTCGCCGATCTCATAAAGGAATCCTCCCAGTCAAGCCAGTTCATAGTGATAACCCTCCGCGACGTCATGATGGCCAACGCCGACAAGATCATCGGGGTGAGCATGAGGAACGGCATAAGCAGGGTCGTCGCCTTGAGCCTTGAGAAGGCCATGAAGATCCTCGAGGAGGCGAGGAAAAAGAGCGAGGCCGAGCACGCGGAGATGTTCGGCCATTTGGGGGTCTGA